One window of Sphingobacteriales bacterium genomic DNA carries:
- a CDS encoding translation initiation factor: MVNKKLKEKDRIVYSTNPDFFNNVEEENIAESLPPDKQQLRVNMERKGRGGKTVTLVHGFVGTESDLETLAKQLKTKCGVGGSVKDGQIVLQGDFKQKVSDTLKVMGYIKTKMG, translated from the coding sequence ATGGTCAATAAAAAGTTAAAAGAAAAAGACAGGATTGTCTATTCTACGAACCCTGACTTTTTCAATAATGTTGAGGAAGAAAATATTGCCGAATCTTTGCCACCTGACAAACAGCAATTGCGTGTTAACATGGAAAGAAAAGGAAGGGGAGGGAAAACCGTTACGTTGGTACACGGATTTGTAGGAACAGAATCTGATTTGGAAACATTGGCCAAACAATTGAAAACAAAATGTGGAGTTGGAGGCAGTGTGAAAGACGGACAAATTGTATTACAGGGAGACTTCAAACAAAAGGTTTCGGATACTTTAAAAGTGATGGGTTATATCAAAACCAAAATGGGGTAA
- a CDS encoding NifU family protein, with protein MDTPTKIVSIYTEATPNPSSMKFVLNKMLLPQNSADFPTRETAEGVSPLAHELFDAFDFVGGVFIMNNFVTITKNSEDKDWFEIAPLLRDFIRTYVSDDREVINTAALQAHFTQNPDANPNEIYADDSEVVVKIKELLVKYVQPAVEMDGGAIVFRSFENGVLTLGMQGSCSGCPSSTITLKAGIEGLLKRMIPAVESVEAEML; from the coding sequence ATGGATACACCCACAAAAATAGTGAGTATATATACAGAAGCCACTCCAAATCCATCCAGCATGAAATTTGTATTAAACAAAATGCTGCTACCTCAAAACAGCGCTGATTTTCCCACTCGTGAAACTGCTGAAGGAGTTTCACCATTGGCACATGAGTTGTTTGATGCCTTTGATTTTGTCGGCGGAGTCTTTATTATGAACAATTTTGTAACAATTACCAAAAACTCTGAAGATAAAGACTGGTTCGAGATAGCTCCTCTTCTTCGGGATTTTATAAGGACTTATGTTTCTGATGACAGAGAAGTGATTAACACGGCTGCGCTACAAGCTCATTTTACTCAAAATCCTGATGCTAATCCAAACGAAATTTATGCTGATGACTCAGAAGTGGTTGTAAAAATTAAAGAATTGTTGGTTAAATACGTACAACCTGCTGTTGAGATGGATGGAGGAGCTATCGTTTTTCGCTCCTTCGAAAATGGAGTTTTAACTTTAGGAATGCAGGGTTCATGTAGTGGCTGCCCTTCTTCGACCATTACTTTAAAAGCCGGTATTGAAGGATTGCTCAAACGAATGATTCCGGCAGTTGAAAGTGTGGAGGCAGAAATGCTTTAA
- a CDS encoding transketolase → MKNIAELQQIATQVRRDIVRMTNAAESGHPGGSLGCTDFLTALYFNVMEFRPQPFSMNGHHEDLFFLSNGHISPVFYSVLSRSGYFPVKELATFRKINSRLQGHPATKEGLPGVRIASGSLGQGLSVGIGAALAKKLNEDNHLVYTLHGDGELQEGQIWEAAMFAAHHHVDNLIATVDWNGQQIDGPNDEVMSLGDLPGKWRSFGWEVLHLDGHNLTEILTTLAKAKNMSGQGKPVVILMKTIMGKGVDFMEGTHKWHGVAPNNEQLAVALAQLPETLGDY, encoded by the coding sequence ATGAAAAATATTGCCGAGCTTCAACAAATAGCAACACAGGTTCGCCGTGATATAGTACGGATGACTAATGCTGCCGAATCAGGTCATCCGGGAGGTTCTTTGGGTTGCACCGATTTTCTGACCGCTTTGTATTTTAACGTTATGGAATTCCGTCCACAACCGTTTAGTATGAATGGTCATCATGAAGATTTGTTCTTTTTGTCTAATGGACATATTTCCCCGGTTTTTTATAGTGTGTTATCCCGATCCGGATATTTTCCCGTTAAAGAGTTAGCCACTTTTCGCAAAATAAATTCTCGTTTGCAGGGACATCCTGCCACAAAAGAAGGGTTGCCGGGAGTTCGAATTGCTTCAGGTTCTTTAGGTCAGGGGCTTTCTGTCGGAATTGGTGCGGCTTTGGCAAAAAAGCTAAATGAAGATAATCATTTGGTTTATACTTTGCATGGAGACGGAGAATTGCAGGAAGGACAGATTTGGGAAGCGGCAATGTTTGCGGCACATCACCATGTGGACAACCTGATTGCAACTGTTGACTGGAATGGTCAACAAATTGATGGTCCCAATGATGAAGTTATGTCATTGGGTGATCTACCGGGTAAATGGCGCTCTTTTGGGTGGGAAGTGCTTCATTTGGATGGTCACAATCTGACTGAAATTCTTACTACTTTAGCCAAAGCAAAAAACATGTCCGGACAAGGAAAACCTGTAGTAATCCTGATGAAAACTATCATGGGTAAAGGAGTAGATTTTATGGAAGGAACTCATAAATGGCATGGTGTTGCCCCAAATAACGAACAATTAGCAGTTGCTTTAGCACAACTTCCAGAAACCTTAGGGGATTATTGA
- a CDS encoding response regulator transcription factor produces the protein MSYRVLLAEDEENLQESLKINLLAEGYEVVAADNGAEALRAFKEQRFDLAILDIMMPEINGLEVCEQIRIDNVEIPILFLTAKDSTVDKIHGLKKGADDYITKPFILEEFLLRVKNLLKHSSKGNQMVSPMISYSFGNNTIDFVTYKAFTANGEINLTKKEIKLLKLLIARKNEVVSREQILQTVWGYDVYPTTRTIDNFILSFRRHFEADQKNPQHFFSVRGVGYKFTE, from the coding sequence ATGAGTTACAGAGTACTGTTAGCAGAAGATGAGGAAAATCTGCAGGAATCTCTCAAAATCAATCTCCTGGCAGAAGGGTATGAAGTAGTAGCTGCGGATAATGGAGCCGAAGCCTTGCGAGCTTTCAAAGAACAGCGATTTGATCTGGCTATTCTCGATATAATGATGCCGGAAATAAATGGCTTGGAGGTTTGCGAACAAATCAGAATTGACAATGTTGAAATTCCTATTTTATTTTTAACTGCCAAAGACTCAACCGTGGATAAAATTCACGGACTTAAAAAAGGAGCAGACGATTATATCACCAAGCCTTTTATTCTGGAAGAGTTTTTACTTCGTGTTAAAAACCTGCTAAAACATAGTTCCAAAGGGAACCAGATGGTTTCACCTATGATTTCATATAGCTTTGGCAACAATACCATTGATTTTGTTACTTATAAAGCTTTTACAGCCAATGGTGAAATCAATCTGACTAAAAAAGAAATCAAACTCCTCAAATTGCTTATCGCAAGGAAAAACGAAGTTGTTTCAAGAGAACAGATTTTACAAACTGTTTGGGGCTATGATGTTTACCCGACAACAAGAACCATTGATAATTTTATACTCTCGTTTCGCAGGCATTTTGAGGCAGACCAAAAAAACCCTCAACATTTTTTCTCGGTCAGAGGGGTCGGTTATAAGTTCACCGAATAA
- the hemE gene encoding uroporphyrinogen decarboxylase translates to MINDILLRTVRGEHTERKPVWLMRQAGRILPQYRRLSEQAGSFLTMVKTPEIACEVTLQPVDELEVDAAIIYSDILVIPEAMGLPYQMEKNKGPVFSNTIKSRIDVDSLQIADEEGVKYTIEAIRLVKSAIKNKLPLIGFAGAPWTIFAYMVEGSGSKTFSLAKKMLYTEPQLSHLLLDKITKSTINYLQAQVKAGADLIQIFDSWAGILSPQQYTEFALPYISQICNAIENTPVTIFAKGAFYALYQISGLSCDVIGLDWTISPIFARQQTGTQITLQGNLDPCVLYANQDTIRNETLKMLNQFGSKRHIVNLGHGVYPDTPLDGVKCFIDTVKNFRCIENN, encoded by the coding sequence TTGATAAACGATATATTGTTGCGCACAGTGCGCGGGGAGCATACAGAAAGGAAGCCGGTTTGGTTAATGCGTCAGGCCGGAAGAATTTTACCTCAATACAGAAGGTTGAGCGAACAAGCCGGAAGTTTTTTAACAATGGTTAAAACTCCCGAAATAGCATGTGAAGTAACTTTACAGCCTGTGGACGAATTAGAAGTGGATGCTGCAATTATCTATTCTGATATTTTAGTGATCCCCGAAGCCATGGGATTGCCCTATCAGATGGAAAAAAACAAAGGGCCGGTTTTTTCAAACACCATCAAGAGCAGAATTGATGTAGATAGTCTTCAAATTGCAGACGAGGAAGGGGTTAAATATACTATTGAAGCCATCCGTTTAGTCAAATCTGCGATTAAAAACAAACTTCCACTTATCGGTTTTGCAGGAGCGCCCTGGACAATTTTCGCCTATATGGTAGAAGGAAGCGGGTCTAAAACATTTAGCCTCGCAAAAAAAATGCTGTACACTGAACCGCAATTGTCCCATCTTTTGTTGGATAAAATCACCAAAAGCACCATAAATTATCTTCAGGCTCAGGTAAAAGCCGGTGCTGACCTGATTCAGATTTTCGACAGTTGGGCCGGAATTCTAAGTCCTCAACAATACACCGAATTTGCGTTGCCTTATATTTCACAGATATGCAATGCAATAGAAAACACACCTGTTACGATTTTTGCAAAAGGTGCATTTTATGCATTATATCAAATCTCCGGACTATCCTGCGATGTAATAGGACTCGATTGGACTATATCGCCAATTTTTGCCAGGCAACAAACCGGAACTCAGATTACTCTTCAAGGAAATTTAGACCCCTGTGTCCTGTATGCCAATCAAGATACCATCCGAAATGAAACGCTGAAGATGTTGAATCAATTTGGTTCCAAAAGGCATATTGTAAATCTTGGTCATGGCGTGTATCCTGATACTCCTCTTGACGGCGTAAAATGTTTTATTGATACAGTGAAAAATTTCAGATGCATAGAAAATAACTAA
- a CDS encoding ParA family protein: protein MGKVLAIANQKGGVGKTTTSISLAASLAILDYKVLLIDADPQANATSGLGIDHNKVKISLYQGFVGKSDIIDGIMKVDVPNLYILPSHRDLVGAEIELVNQFEREILMRDLLEPIRNQYDIIIIDCSPSLGLVTVNALTAADGVIIPVQCEYFALEGLGKLLNTIKIIKKRLNKELLLEGILLTMYDSRLRMSNQIISEARKHFPGLVFDTIIHRSARLSEAPSVGQSVIMYDIDSRGSVNYLNFAKELIEKQKIAPIKHERK, encoded by the coding sequence ATGGGAAAAGTTTTGGCAATTGCTAACCAAAAAGGAGGAGTTGGTAAAACAACAACCTCAATCAGTTTGGCTGCAAGTTTGGCAATTTTAGATTACAAAGTATTGCTGATAGATGCAGATCCACAGGCAAATGCCACCTCTGGTTTGGGGATAGATCATAACAAAGTTAAAATCAGCCTGTATCAGGGATTTGTTGGTAAGTCAGATATTATAGATGGCATTATGAAGGTTGATGTTCCCAATTTATACATCCTCCCATCTCACAGAGATTTAGTAGGTGCAGAGATTGAACTCGTCAATCAATTTGAAAGGGAGATTTTGATGCGAGATCTTCTTGAACCAATCAGAAACCAATACGATATCATTATTATAGATTGTTCTCCTTCTTTAGGTTTAGTAACCGTCAATGCTTTAACTGCGGCAGACGGGGTTATTATTCCGGTTCAGTGTGAATACTTTGCTTTAGAAGGTCTGGGCAAACTGCTCAATACGATAAAGATAATCAAAAAACGTTTGAACAAAGAGTTGCTGTTAGAAGGCATTTTATTGACGATGTACGACTCGAGGCTAAGAATGTCTAATCAAATCATTTCAGAAGCCAGAAAGCACTTTCCCGGATTAGTGTTTGATACCATTATTCATCGAAGTGCCAGATTAAGTGAAGCACCGAGTGTCGGACAATCTGTTATTATGTATGACATTGACAGCAGGGGTTCGGTAAACTATCTTAACTTTGCAAAGGAATTGATAGAAAAACAAAAAATTGCACCTATCAAACATGAAAGAAAATAA
- a CDS encoding metal-dependent hydrolase produces the protein MEFTYYGHSCFSVNVRNKHLLFDPFITGNELAKHIDINTIKADYILISHGHGDHIADAPAIARNTQATIISNYEIVSWFGDKHGYPKGHPMNTGGEWKFDFGVVKFVNAIHSSVLPDGTYGGGPGGYVINHEEGYFYFAGDTALTYDLKLIPLYANLNFAVLPIGNNFTMGVNDAIIAAEFLECETIIGVHYDTFGYIKINHEDAIRKFAERGLKLLLPKIGETITV, from the coding sequence ATGGAGTTTACATACTACGGTCATTCATGTTTTAGTGTTAATGTTCGCAATAAACATTTGTTATTCGATCCGTTCATCACCGGCAATGAACTGGCCAAACACATTGATATCAATACAATCAAAGCCGATTATATTTTAATTTCACATGGACATGGAGATCATATTGCCGATGCACCGGCTATTGCACGGAATACACAGGCTACTATCATATCGAACTATGAGATAGTGAGTTGGTTTGGAGATAAGCATGGCTATCCCAAAGGGCATCCTATGAATACAGGAGGTGAATGGAAATTTGATTTTGGTGTGGTTAAATTTGTAAATGCCATTCATTCAAGCGTTCTGCCCGATGGAACTTATGGCGGAGGCCCCGGAGGTTATGTAATTAATCACGAAGAAGGTTATTTTTACTTTGCAGGGGATACTGCATTGACTTATGATTTGAAACTAATTCCTTTATATGCTAATCTGAATTTTGCAGTACTTCCCATCGGCAACAACTTTACTATGGGTGTTAATGATGCCATAATTGCCGCCGAATTTTTAGAATGTGAAACCATTATAGGGGTACATTACGACACTTTTGGCTATATAAAGATCAACCACGAAGATGCTATCCGTAAATTTGCTGAAAGAGGATTAAAGTTGTTATTACCCAAAATAGGTGAAACCATAACAGTCTGA
- a CDS encoding DUF1028 domain-containing protein: protein MNRNILSVLFFFLLQIFYLHMEAQNSQKPNSPLAHTYSIVAYDPETGQMGVAVQSHWFSTGSIVSWGEAGVGVVATQSFVNPEFGPNGLALLKQGIHPQKALDSLINADKGRNFRQLALLNSKGETAAYTGSNCIAEAGHLQGKHYSVQANMMLTDKVCEAMAKAFETSAGTLTMRLVAALEAAENAGGDIRGKQSAALLVVAGTATGKLWLDRLVDLRVEDHPQPVEELKRLVKIHEAYQHMNAGDVHIEKGNYADALIEYNTARILNPENEEMTYWTAVEMANAGRIEEALPLFSMVFSKNKNYQILTTRIVKNKLLVVSQEDLMKILNIR from the coding sequence ATGAACCGAAACATTCTTTCTGTTTTATTTTTCTTTTTATTACAAATTTTTTATTTACATATGGAAGCACAAAATTCCCAAAAACCTAATTCGCCTTTAGCACATACTTATTCTATCGTAGCTTATGATCCCGAAACGGGACAGATGGGGGTTGCCGTTCAATCTCACTGGTTTTCGACCGGAAGCATTGTCAGTTGGGGTGAAGCAGGAGTTGGAGTAGTTGCAACCCAATCTTTTGTAAATCCAGAATTTGGACCGAATGGATTAGCATTGCTCAAACAGGGCATCCATCCTCAAAAAGCTTTAGACAGTCTTATAAATGCCGACAAGGGAAGGAATTTCAGACAGTTGGCATTGCTCAACTCAAAAGGTGAAACAGCAGCCTATACCGGTAGCAATTGTATTGCCGAAGCGGGACATTTGCAGGGGAAACATTATTCGGTTCAGGCCAATATGATGCTGACTGATAAAGTTTGCGAGGCTATGGCAAAAGCCTTTGAAACTTCAGCCGGAACACTTACCATGCGTTTGGTAGCAGCTTTAGAGGCAGCCGAAAATGCAGGTGGAGATATTCGGGGAAAACAATCGGCTGCTTTGCTGGTGGTTGCCGGAACTGCAACCGGTAAACTTTGGCTCGATAGATTGGTTGATTTGCGTGTTGAAGATCATCCGCAACCCGTCGAAGAATTAAAACGTCTGGTAAAAATTCATGAGGCCTATCAACACATGAATGCCGGAGACGTGCATATTGAAAAAGGAAATTATGCCGATGCGCTTATTGAATATAACACTGCGCGAATCTTAAACCCCGAAAACGAAGAAATGACCTATTGGACAGCCGTAGAGATGGCAAATGCCGGAAGAATTGAAGAAGCATTGCCTTTATTCAGTATGGTGTTTTCGAAAAACAAAAACTACCAAATTCTCACGACGCGCATTGTAAAAAACAAATTACTTGTAGTAAGTCAGGAAGACTTGATGAAGATTTTAAACATCAGATAA
- a CDS encoding ParB/RepB/Spo0J family partition protein, translating into MGAGIQALLGSISDELNDKQLVNTVADIPVEQIEENPFQPRLEFDEEKLAELAESITTHGVVQPITVRYIGKDKFQLISGERRLRASKIAGLTHIPAYIRTANDQTLLEMALVENIQREDLNPLEVAITYQRLIDECNLVHEILAKRVGKDRSSVTNYLRLLKLPPEIQQGLKTRQISMGHARALVNAGTIERQLSIYQAILEKGLSVRQVENLVSGLTGKSNKETKPASHLPLHIRKVQEDLESHFGAKISIKRNSKGNGQLVIPFSSDKDLNRILELINR; encoded by the coding sequence ATGGGGGCAGGCATACAAGCTTTGCTTGGAAGCATTTCAGATGAATTAAACGATAAACAGCTGGTCAATACGGTAGCTGATATACCGGTTGAACAGATTGAAGAAAATCCCTTCCAGCCCCGATTGGAATTTGATGAGGAAAAGTTGGCTGAACTTGCTGAATCTATCACCACACATGGAGTTGTGCAACCCATCACAGTTCGATATATTGGCAAAGACAAGTTTCAACTCATATCAGGTGAACGACGACTACGGGCCTCAAAAATTGCAGGATTGACCCATATACCTGCTTATATTCGAACAGCGAATGATCAGACTCTGCTCGAAATGGCATTGGTTGAAAACATACAACGCGAAGACCTGAACCCCTTAGAGGTGGCAATTACTTATCAGCGTTTGATTGACGAATGTAATCTTGTACATGAGATTTTGGCCAAAAGGGTAGGTAAAGACCGGTCATCAGTTACTAACTATTTGCGTTTGCTGAAACTGCCACCCGAAATTCAACAAGGATTAAAAACCCGGCAAATTAGCATGGGGCATGCAAGAGCGCTTGTTAATGCCGGAACAATTGAACGACAGTTAAGTATTTATCAGGCTATTTTAGAAAAAGGTTTATCGGTCAGACAAGTCGAAAATTTAGTCAGTGGCTTGACCGGAAAATCTAATAAAGAAACCAAACCTGCTTCACATCTTCCCTTACACATCAGAAAAGTGCAAGAAGATTTGGAATCTCATTTCGGAGCAAAAATTAGTATTAAGAGAAATAGTAAAGGTAACGGGCAATTAGTTATCCCTTTTAGCTCAGACAAAGACTTAAACAGGATTTTGGAACTCATTAACAGATGA
- a CDS encoding transketolase family protein, giving the protein MSLKHYPILANNDTRSGFGDGLFELGQSNSEVVALCADLTDSLKMGKFKSAFPNRFFNTGVAEANMMGIAAGLTIGGKIPYTGTFANFSTGRVYDQIRQSIAYSGKPVKICASHAGITLGEDGATHQILEDIGLMKMLPGMMVVVPCDYMQTKLATKAIASVNGPVYLRFGRPKVPVFTLENQEFELGKAQLLQAGNDVSIFACGHLVWQALEAAKVLFEQGIQAEVINIHTIKPLDEETILQSVMKTKCVVSAEEHQLNGGLGDSIAQLLATKMPAPMEMVAVKDKFGESGKPEELLVKYGLDSDHIVSAVHKVRSRRYL; this is encoded by the coding sequence ATGTCTTTAAAGCATTATCCCATTTTAGCCAACAATGATACCCGAAGCGGTTTTGGCGATGGTTTGTTTGAATTGGGTCAATCTAATTCAGAGGTAGTAGCCCTATGTGCAGATTTGACTGATTCACTCAAGATGGGCAAGTTCAAATCTGCCTTTCCCAATCGTTTTTTTAATACCGGAGTAGCTGAAGCCAATATGATGGGCATTGCAGCAGGGTTAACTATTGGCGGTAAAATACCCTATACCGGCACATTTGCCAATTTTTCGACCGGCAGGGTTTATGATCAGATCCGACAATCTATAGCTTATTCAGGCAAACCGGTTAAAATATGTGCTTCACATGCCGGTATTACCCTTGGAGAAGACGGTGCAACACATCAAATTTTAGAAGATATTGGATTGATGAAAATGTTACCGGGTATGATGGTAGTGGTTCCTTGCGATTATATGCAAACCAAGTTGGCGACCAAAGCCATTGCATCGGTTAATGGTCCTGTTTACCTCCGTTTTGGTCGTCCAAAGGTACCTGTATTTACCCTCGAAAATCAGGAGTTTGAATTGGGTAAAGCTCAATTGCTTCAAGCAGGCAACGATGTCAGTATTTTTGCCTGCGGACATTTAGTCTGGCAGGCTTTGGAAGCCGCTAAAGTTTTGTTTGAGCAAGGAATTCAGGCGGAAGTAATCAATATCCACACGATTAAGCCGTTGGATGAGGAAACTATTCTGCAATCTGTTATGAAAACAAAATGTGTGGTATCAGCCGAAGAACATCAGCTAAACGGTGGTCTCGGCGATAGTATAGCCCAATTATTGGCTACTAAAATGCCTGCCCCTATGGAAATGGTTGCCGTTAAAGACAAGTTTGGTGAAAGTGGCAAACCCGAAGAGCTTTTAGTAAAATATGGACTCGATTCTGACCATATCGTCAGTGCAGTTCATAAAGTCAGAAGCAGACGTTATTTATAG
- a CDS encoding DoxX family protein, translating to MKYLLLILRIGIGGILTIFGLFRGMDAVGFSYKINEYIKLFIADDFEVLSLPIALIFCAAIFASGVALLSGIKPRIATWMAMAMTFPAMIVSFISWQNNVIHNCVCFGDIFSFDNALYNFTARLLVLTGLILLAVVFRADKYASYIYLRYSSIMMWAILFNILLGIYGSLNFPLIDFRPYSEGVNILESMAMPENAPGFEYETILYYRNKKTEAVKPFTEQNFPWQDKDNWAFHHRETKLVKEGYVPPITDFSIKTEDDTDITLEVLQDHNYNFLIIAEDVSRSNLNVQTRLNQLYEYCKTNGYGFRCLTASTPKQIARFKIISGAEYEFCTTDATVLKTMLTSNPGLILLKDAVIVKKWHFNNIPTVTKLKKRYNLVNNQES from the coding sequence ATGAAATACTTACTTCTCATATTGCGAATAGGAATAGGAGGAATATTGACAATATTCGGTCTTTTTCGAGGTATGGATGCTGTTGGTTTTTCCTATAAAATCAACGAATACATCAAATTGTTTATAGCGGACGACTTTGAAGTCCTTTCTTTACCAATAGCATTGATATTTTGTGCTGCCATATTTGCTTCAGGAGTCGCCCTGCTTTCCGGCATAAAACCAAGAATAGCAACATGGATGGCTATGGCAATGACATTTCCAGCCATGATAGTTTCCTTTATTTCGTGGCAAAATAATGTAATCCATAATTGTGTTTGTTTTGGCGATATTTTTTCATTCGACAATGCACTGTACAATTTTACCGCAAGGCTTTTAGTATTAACCGGTTTGATTTTGTTAGCCGTTGTATTCAGGGCAGACAAATATGCCTCATATATCTATCTTCGTTATTCTTCTATCATGATGTGGGCAATTCTGTTCAATATCCTGCTCGGAATATATGGATCTTTAAATTTTCCGCTCATTGATTTTCGCCCTTACTCCGAAGGTGTTAATATCTTGGAAAGTATGGCTATGCCTGAAAATGCTCCCGGTTTTGAATACGAAACAATTTTGTATTATCGCAACAAAAAAACTGAAGCAGTAAAACCGTTTACAGAACAGAATTTCCCCTGGCAGGACAAAGACAACTGGGCTTTCCATCATCGCGAAACGAAATTAGTTAAAGAAGGTTATGTTCCTCCGATTACAGATTTTTCCATAAAAACGGAAGATGATACAGATATTACACTGGAAGTGCTGCAAGACCATAACTACAACTTTCTCATAATAGCCGAAGATGTCAGCAGGTCTAACTTGAATGTACAAACCCGACTAAATCAACTTTACGAATATTGTAAAACAAACGGATATGGATTCAGGTGTTTAACAGCTTCCACACCCAAACAGATAGCGCGATTTAAAATAATCAGCGGTGCGGAATATGAGTTTTGTACAACTGATGCTACTGTTCTCAAAACTATGTTAACGTCAAACCCCGGTTTAATTTTACTAAAAGATGCCGTCATAGTTAAAAAATGGCATTTTAATAATATCCCTACGGTAACCAAACTTAAGAAGCGTTACAATCTTGTTAACAATCAGGAAAGTTAA
- a CDS encoding amino acid deaminase/aldolase, with protein sequence MIPNPPTYQYYKHIFKDENKPFGFVDLDLLDENIASVIQRASGKTIRIASKSVRCTRLLKYILDKGMPFKGLMTYTAGESIFLAGEGFDDMLIGYPTWQETELNGVCELVKSGSKIILMADCAEHLNRYALFAEKYNTVLSVCLDIDMSSSFPGLYFGVYRSGLRDAKTVKKLMQAYIGHPYLNVMGIMGYEAQIAGVGDAVQGADLKNIVVKTLKKQSIKEVSLRRAEVVATLRKMGYAIDLINGGGTGSLESTVQETVVTEVTVGSAFFSPALFDNYARFKHLPAAGYAVEIIRHPQPNIYTCAGGGYIASGSAGSDKLPKPYLPEGAKLTGNEAAGEVQTPVIYKGMEHLQLGDPIFMRHAKAGELCERFKQLVLVSKGKIQERTLTYRGQNQCFI encoded by the coding sequence ATGATTCCAAATCCACCGACCTATCAATACTACAAACACATTTTCAAAGACGAAAATAAACCTTTTGGATTTGTAGATTTGGATTTGCTTGATGAAAACATTGCTTCAGTCATTCAAAGGGCAAGCGGTAAAACCATCCGAATAGCCTCAAAATCGGTCAGATGCACCCGGTTACTGAAATACATCTTAGATAAAGGAATGCCTTTTAAAGGGTTAATGACCTATACCGCAGGGGAATCTATTTTTTTAGCGGGAGAAGGGTTTGATGATATGCTGATTGGTTATCCTACGTGGCAGGAAACTGAATTGAACGGGGTTTGTGAATTGGTAAAATCAGGCAGTAAAATCATTTTGATGGCCGATTGTGCCGAACATCTGAACAGGTATGCTTTGTTTGCCGAAAAATACAATACTGTCTTGTCTGTTTGTTTGGATATTGATATGTCTTCTTCTTTTCCAGGATTGTATTTTGGAGTTTATCGCTCCGGTTTGAGAGACGCAAAAACAGTTAAAAAACTGATGCAGGCATATATTGGACACCCATATTTAAACGTAATGGGTATTATGGGGTATGAAGCCCAGATTGCTGGTGTTGGAGATGCCGTTCAAGGAGCTGACCTTAAAAATATTGTGGTGAAAACCCTGAAAAAGCAATCAATTAAGGAAGTTTCTCTACGGCGGGCCGAAGTCGTTGCGACCCTTAGAAAAATGGGATATGCTATTGATTTAATTAATGGAGGTGGTACCGGAAGTCTCGAAAGCACGGTTCAGGAAACCGTAGTTACAGAAGTTACCGTAGGTTCGGCTTTCTTCTCTCCTGCCCTGTTTGATAATTATGCCCGGTTTAAACACCTTCCGGCAGCAGGTTATGCCGTCGAAATAATCCGACATCCTCAACCCAATATTTATACTTGTGCAGGAGGAGGATATATTGCCTCAGGTTCTGCAGGGAGTGATAAACTTCCCAAACCATATTTACCCGAGGGTGCTAAACTAACAGGCAACGAAGCTGCCGGTGAAGTGCAAACTCCGGTAATTTATAAAGGGATGGAACATCTGCAATTAGGCGACCCTATTTTTATGAGACATGCCAAGGCAGGAGAGCTCTGTGAACGATTTAAGCAATTAGTTTTAGTTTCAAAGGGTAAAATTCAGGAAAGAACACTAACTTACCGAGGCCAAAACCAATGCTTTATTTAA